A genomic window from Terriglobales bacterium includes:
- a CDS encoding alanine--tRNA ligase-related protein, producing the protein MTERLYYSDSFLYEFDAQVVDVVERDGRTAVVLDRSAFYPTSGGQTHDIGTLEGRDGLLAVSEVTEDEDTGTVFHFIEGAAPAKGTAVHGKLDRARRRDHMQQHTGQHVLSAAFEKLFNMPTVSFHMGAESCTIDLDTKLLDAKQLERAAQLANEVVLDDRPVAIEFVTPDEAKQRNVRKLPPLKGGQTKLRLIDIQEFDLNACGGTHVQRTGQIGAILVRKQERVKQGARVEFVCGARAVATAQKDFAVLTDAAAAYTTHIWEVPQQIRKQQEETKAASKAQQKLLEELAAMHAAKLLAETPEQNGRRVITQVFADRGPEFVKFLAHQLTADAQRQAVALLASTAGQPTLVFACTAGLDYNMGALLKDAVTARGGRGGGSKEMAQGGVPSANDAEVAVKETATKV; encoded by the coding sequence ATGACAGAGCGTCTTTACTACTCCGACAGCTTCCTCTACGAGTTCGACGCGCAGGTCGTCGACGTCGTCGAGCGCGACGGTCGCACCGCGGTCGTGCTCGACCGCTCGGCGTTCTATCCGACCTCGGGCGGGCAGACCCACGACATCGGCACGCTCGAGGGTAGAGACGGCCTGCTGGCCGTCTCCGAAGTGACGGAGGACGAAGACACCGGCACCGTCTTCCACTTCATCGAGGGCGCGGCGCCCGCGAAGGGAACCGCCGTCCACGGCAAGCTCGACCGCGCGCGCCGCCGCGACCACATGCAGCAGCACACCGGGCAGCACGTGCTTTCGGCGGCGTTCGAGAAACTCTTCAACATGCCGACGGTCTCGTTCCACATGGGAGCGGAGTCGTGCACCATCGACCTCGACACCAAGTTGCTCGATGCGAAGCAGCTCGAGCGCGCCGCCCAGCTCGCCAACGAGGTTGTGCTCGACGACCGGCCGGTGGCGATCGAGTTCGTCACCCCCGACGAAGCGAAGCAACGCAACGTGCGTAAGCTGCCGCCACTGAAGGGTGGCCAGACGAAGCTTCGGCTGATCGACATCCAGGAATTCGACCTCAACGCCTGCGGCGGGACGCACGTGCAGCGCACCGGGCAGATTGGCGCGATCCTCGTTCGCAAGCAGGAAAGAGTGAAGCAGGGCGCGCGCGTGGAGTTCGTCTGCGGCGCGCGCGCGGTCGCGACCGCGCAGAAAGACTTTGCCGTGCTCACCGACGCGGCCGCCGCCTACACCACGCATATCTGGGAGGTGCCGCAGCAGATCCGCAAGCAGCAGGAGGAGACCAAGGCCGCGAGCAAGGCGCAGCAGAAGCTGCTGGAAGAGCTGGCCGCGATGCACGCCGCCAAGCTGCTGGCCGAGACGCCGGAGCAGAACGGCCGGCGCGTGATCACGCAGGTGTTTGCCGACCGCGGCCCCGAGTTCGTGAAGTTCCTGGCGCACCAGCTCACCGCCGACGCGCAGCGGCAAGCGGTCGCGCTGCTGGCCTCCACCGCCGGCCAGCCGACGCTGGTGTTTGCCTGCACCGCTGGTCTGGACTACAACATGGGCGCGCTGCTGAAGGACGCGGTCACGGCGCGCGGCGGCCGCGGCGGCGGGTCGAAAGAGATGGCCCAGGGCGGCGTGCCGAGCGCGAACGACGCGGAAGTGGCCGTGAAAGAGACTGCGACAAAAGTATGA